From the genome of Staphylococcus haemolyticus, one region includes:
- a CDS encoding peptide-methionine (S)-S-oxide reductase: protein METVYIAGGCLWGVQAFIKTLPGVLSTEAGRANGISETLSDKYDGYAECVKTSFDPMQTSITDLMNYLFEIIDPYSINKQGVDEGPKYRTGIYSDEQKHLEEARDFISKRPDKERIAVEVLPLNNYVASAEEHQDRLDKHPEDISYCHVTPDMLKKYL from the coding sequence ATGGAAACTGTATACATTGCAGGTGGATGTTTATGGGGTGTTCAAGCGTTTATAAAAACATTGCCAGGTGTCTTATCGACTGAAGCGGGACGTGCAAATGGAATATCTGAAACACTTAGTGACAAATATGACGGCTATGCAGAATGTGTCAAAACGTCATTCGACCCTATGCAGACATCAATTACTGACTTAATGAATTATCTTTTTGAGATTATAGATCCATATAGTATTAACAAACAAGGCGTTGATGAAGGACCCAAATATCGTACAGGTATTTATAGTGATGAACAGAAGCATCTTGAAGAAGCACGCGACTTCATCTCAAAACGACCTGATAAAGAGCGAATTGCCGTAGAAGTGTTACCTTTAAATAATTACGTTGCAAGTGCTGAGGAACATCAAGACAGACTCGATAAACATCCAGAAGATATCTCATACTGTCATGTTACGCCTGACATGTTGAAAAAGTATCTTTGA
- a CDS encoding SDR family oxidoreductase: MTVLLTGATGHLGSHITEHAIKEQVPDFNIGIRNPDKMPSHWKDKVGVRELDYFNEESMVRAFKGIDTVIFIPSIIHPSFKRLPEVENLVSAAHKVHVSHIMFIGYYADQHNNPFHMSPYFGYAERLLASSGLKYTYVRMAMYMDPLKPYLPELADMQKLIYPAGEGRINYISRDDIARGIVALLQQPDKFGHRYLLSGYSYSMTELAAILSEAAGSKIEYSPVSLEKFSEMYDEPKGFGALLASMYEAGARGLLDQHSNDFEQLVHDKPQTFPEFLKK; this comes from the coding sequence ATGACAGTTTTACTGACAGGCGCGACCGGACATCTTGGGTCACATATCACTGAACATGCAATTAAAGAACAGGTGCCTGATTTTAATATTGGGATACGTAATCCAGATAAAATGCCATCACACTGGAAAGATAAAGTAGGCGTTAGAGAATTAGATTATTTTAATGAGGAAAGTATGGTTCGTGCTTTCAAAGGTATTGATACGGTTATATTTATTCCGAGTATTATTCATCCGTCATTTAAACGACTCCCAGAAGTGGAGAATTTAGTCAGTGCAGCTCATAAAGTACATGTCTCACACATTATGTTTATTGGATACTATGCAGATCAACATAATAATCCTTTCCATATGAGTCCATACTTTGGCTACGCTGAACGTTTACTTGCATCTAGTGGTCTTAAATATACTTATGTCAGAATGGCGATGTATATGGATCCATTGAAACCTTATTTACCAGAACTTGCAGATATGCAGAAACTCATTTATCCAGCGGGTGAGGGTCGTATTAATTATATTTCTAGAGATGATATTGCTAGAGGTATCGTAGCATTATTACAACAACCAGATAAATTTGGACACAGATACTTACTATCTGGCTATAGTTATTCTATGACAGAATTAGCAGCAATCTTGTCTGAAGCAGCAGGTTCTAAGATTGAATATAGTCCTGTTTCTTTGGAAAAGTTCTCAGAAATGTATGATGAACCTAAAGGGTTTGGTGCATTGCTTGCATCAATGTACGAAGCAGGTGCAAGAGGGTTACTTGATCAACATTCAAATGATTTTGAACAACTAGTGCATGATAAACCACAAACTTTCCCAGAATTTTTAAAAAAGTGA
- a CDS encoding DoxX family protein, translating into MILRYAANLKLAKELYSSAKPKLKGDQGMIDTFQNVFGLPESSVKLAGTVEAAAAAFYAASFLNKNLSRLGSIATFGVLGVAAYKHFEAGHGKEGAQHALDLLGLAALSFADTFDCDNK; encoded by the coding sequence ATGATTTTACGTTATGCTGCAAACTTAAAACTTGCTAAAGAATTATATAGCTCTGCTAAACCAAAATTAAAAGGTGATCAAGGTATGATCGATACATTCCAAAATGTATTCGGTTTACCAGAAAGCTCAGTTAAATTAGCTGGTACTGTAGAAGCTGCTGCCGCTGCTTTTTATGCTGCTAGTTTCTTAAACAAAAACTTATCTCGTTTAGGTTCAATTGCTACTTTCGGTGTATTAGGCGTTGCTGCTTACAAACACTTTGAAGCTGGACATGGTAAAGAAGGCGCTCAACACGCTTTAGACTTATTAGGTTTAGCTGCATTAAGCTTTGCTGATACTTTCGATTGCGATAACAAATAA
- a CDS encoding LLM class flavin-dependent oxidoreductase, producing MKIELGLTSFADNGDMVMPDGTQAAVSNAQRIRDIVEEIELADQLGLDIYGLGEHHRPDYAVSDPVTVLAAAASRTEHIKLSSAVTVLSSDDPVRVYQRYATLDAVSNGRAEIMIGRASFIESFPLFGYNLNDYEELFNEKLQLLLKINEHEVVSWDGKLRPSFDSTGIYPRVEHGKLPISIATGGTPESSLRAGAFGLPITYAIIGGNPRRFTRNIEIYKSVAESYGHNPDELSVSVHSWGYIAETDEDAKKEFFPSLKAHHDILGRERGWPSFDEKMFEREVGSQGAIYLGSPETVAQKIIETVETLGLNRFMIHTPVGSMPHEYVMKSIRLFGERVKPIVDKYFENK from the coding sequence TTGAAAATAGAATTAGGATTGACTTCATTTGCAGATAATGGTGATATGGTTATGCCTGATGGTACACAAGCTGCTGTTTCAAATGCTCAGAGAATTCGCGATATTGTAGAAGAAATTGAACTAGCTGATCAATTAGGATTAGATATATATGGATTAGGTGAACATCATCGTCCTGATTATGCTGTATCAGATCCAGTGACCGTACTTGCTGCTGCAGCATCACGTACTGAGCATATTAAATTGTCATCTGCAGTAACTGTGTTATCATCAGATGACCCAGTACGTGTGTATCAACGATATGCGACATTAGACGCAGTATCTAATGGACGTGCTGAAATTATGATTGGACGAGCGTCATTCATCGAATCTTTCCCATTATTCGGTTATAATTTAAATGACTACGAAGAATTATTTAATGAAAAGCTGCAATTATTACTAAAAATCAACGAACATGAAGTTGTAAGTTGGGATGGTAAATTACGTCCAAGTTTCGACTCAACAGGTATTTATCCACGTGTCGAACATGGTAAGTTACCTATTTCCATTGCAACTGGTGGTACACCTGAATCATCATTAAGAGCAGGTGCCTTTGGGTTACCAATAACGTATGCGATTATTGGTGGTAATCCTAGACGATTTACACGCAATATTGAGATTTATAAATCTGTCGCAGAATCATACGGTCATAATCCAGACGAATTATCCGTATCGGTACACTCATGGGGGTACATTGCTGAAACAGACGAGGACGCTAAGAAAGAATTCTTCCCTTCTTTAAAAGCACACCATGATATTTTAGGTCGTGAACGTGGATGGCCTAGCTTTGACGAGAAGATGTTTGAAAGAGAAGTAGGAAGTCAAGGCGCAATCTATCTGGGTAGTCCTGAGACGGTTGCCCAAAAAATTATTGAAACTGTTGAAACGTTAGGTCTTAACCGTTTTATGATTCATACACCTGTAGGTTCAATGCCTCATGAGTATGTAATGAAATCAATCCGTCTATTTGGCGAGCGCGTTAAACCTATTGTTGATAAATACTTTGAAAACAAATAA
- a CDS encoding MFS transporter produces the protein MQKTMNYNKITTIFFIAGIIVMSSLYTAIPLTAEFAKDFKIPQSIATLNGVAFSVTYSVSCLFYGTISEKYGRIRTILFGICGLVMICMVMGFVHSFAILVVLRAIQGIFAAAFSPVSITYVTETYSPVKRMTAISFISTSFMLSGIIGQNLSEIIVGFSNWHMVYFTLTVLYIILAFVIHRQIPESPVKNPDIQLLKFFNNFSDFKTNKAVLLCYGVSLTLLTMFISMYTVFNHYVTSDTIGGDETTAINAKLFGIIGMLLSLIAGRISDLIGVKNLILSALVVSTVALILMSVTTNIVLLIIWSVLFVSGIAFAIPSTISKVGLTVRGNQGFFLSVNTFVLFLGTAIAPILSIVLNTISSFTVQFNIIAVIGIIAIMIALCMPRRKYELR, from the coding sequence ATCCAAAAAACAATGAATTACAACAAAATAACAACCATATTCTTTATTGCAGGAATTATAGTAATGAGCAGTTTATATACGGCAATTCCATTAACTGCAGAGTTTGCTAAAGACTTCAAAATTCCACAATCAATTGCAACTTTAAATGGTGTTGCATTTTCCGTTACATATTCAGTAAGTTGTTTGTTTTATGGGACTATTTCAGAAAAATATGGGAGAATTCGCACCATATTATTTGGGATATGTGGGCTTGTAATGATTTGTATGGTTATGGGTTTTGTACATTCTTTCGCGATACTGGTCGTTTTAAGAGCGATACAAGGTATATTTGCTGCTGCCTTTTCACCAGTATCTATCACATACGTGACAGAAACTTATTCACCGGTCAAACGTATGACTGCGATTAGTTTCATTAGTACGAGTTTCATGTTATCAGGGATTATTGGTCAAAATTTAAGTGAGATCATAGTAGGTTTTTCAAATTGGCATATGGTTTATTTCACTTTAACGGTGCTATATATCATCTTAGCTTTCGTAATTCATAGACAAATTCCTGAAAGTCCAGTGAAGAATCCCGACATTCAATTACTTAAATTCTTTAATAATTTTAGTGATTTTAAAACGAATAAAGCCGTGCTCTTGTGCTATGGGGTGTCGCTCACATTGTTAACTATGTTTATTAGTATGTATACAGTGTTTAATCATTACGTCACTTCCGATACCATTGGTGGGGATGAAACAACTGCGATTAATGCTAAACTGTTTGGTATTATTGGTATGTTGTTGTCTCTAATTGCAGGACGAATCAGTGATCTCATAGGTGTTAAAAATCTTATTTTAAGTGCATTAGTTGTGAGTACAGTAGCACTTATCTTAATGTCTGTAACAACAAACATCGTGTTACTAATTATTTGGAGTGTGCTATTTGTAAGTGGTATCGCCTTCGCAATTCCATCAACAATTTCTAAAGTAGGCTTAACTGTTCGAGGTAACCAAGGGTTCTTCTTATCAGTAAACACATTTGTTTTATTCTTAGGTACTGCGATTGCACCTATTCTAAGCATTGTCCTAAATACGATTTCAAGTTTCACAGTACAATTTAACATTATAGCTGTGATTGGTATTATCGCTATTATGATTGCACTATGCATGCCACGTAGAAAATATGAATTGAGGTAA
- a CDS encoding TetR/AcrR family transcriptional regulator — protein sequence MPSANQKRMIKHIHETVFILLHDYHFDEITVQKICDIAEINRSTFYRYFQDKYELLYTLPDFITQQIIAKGDTSADITTPESFEDFIYYIGNNKKIFKHLLVSSRQADVFRSLTNVSREMMLNNSTRKRDPLAQKIRESKHPEIVADFYSSGVIEVLRRWVENDYNYTVEEVFETLNNVLETSLYCYDK from the coding sequence ATGCCGTCAGCAAATCAAAAACGTATGATTAAACATATTCATGAAACAGTGTTTATACTTTTACATGACTATCATTTTGATGAAATCACGGTTCAAAAAATATGTGATATTGCAGAAATCAACCGCAGTACGTTCTACAGATACTTCCAAGATAAATATGAATTACTCTACACTTTACCTGACTTTATTACACAACAAATTATAGCTAAAGGTGACACATCAGCAGACATTACAACCCCTGAATCATTTGAAGACTTTATTTATTACATTGGTAATAATAAAAAGATTTTCAAACATTTATTAGTTTCGTCTCGACAGGCGGATGTGTTTAGAAGTTTAACAAATGTGAGTCGCGAAATGATGTTAAATAACTCAACTCGTAAGCGTGACCCATTAGCGCAAAAGATTAGAGAAAGTAAGCATCCTGAAATTGTAGCTGATTTTTACAGTAGTGGCGTAATAGAAGTACTACGACGTTGGGTAGAAAATGACTATAACTATACCGTTGAAGAAGTGTTTGAAACATTAAATAATGTGCTTGAAACGTCATTATATTGTTATGATAAATAA
- a CDS encoding glycine betaine ABC transporter substrate-binding protein, translating to MLKRRSSKFLGLLATLALAIVLSACGNSGSGSGSSDDSQTSLGNKEIEIPYIASDNSTPRSLVIAEVLKKAGYDVTTTPVTASGPLYAAVSENSDSFHASGIFPTTDKSYYDKFKSKLTIYDDKHLIDNAKVGLAVPKYVQDVDSISDLKNSDFGKSVDWTIQGTDARNGVMQETKDELDSDNLDKYSLKESSDQDQFKKIQSAFKQQEPIVFTAMEPSWFSKELDVKMLKDPDNIYGNNNQHIDLVFNKDFKEAHPAAYTIATRMADDWSKSDEDKLAKKIFVDNKNPEQVAKDYVDDNDNKVDEWLEGIETN from the coding sequence ATGTTAAAACGACGTAGTTCGAAATTCTTAGGACTACTAGCCACACTTGCCTTAGCCATAGTGCTAAGTGCTTGTGGTAATAGTGGTAGCGGTAGTGGTTCATCAGACGATAGTCAAACATCACTTGGTAATAAAGAAATCGAAATACCTTATATCGCGAGTGATAATTCAACACCACGTTCACTAGTTATAGCAGAAGTATTGAAAAAAGCAGGTTATGATGTAACAACTACACCAGTAACAGCAAGTGGCCCATTATACGCTGCTGTATCAGAGAACTCTGATTCATTCCATGCATCAGGTATCTTCCCTACTACTGATAAAAGTTACTACGATAAGTTCAAAAGTAAATTAACAATTTATGATGATAAACATTTAATTGATAACGCAAAAGTAGGTTTAGCCGTACCTAAGTACGTGCAAGATGTCGACTCAATTAGTGACTTAAAAAATAGTGACTTCGGAAAATCTGTAGATTGGACAATTCAAGGAACAGACGCACGTAATGGTGTTATGCAAGAAACTAAAGATGAACTTGATAGTGACAACTTGGATAAATATAGCTTGAAAGAAAGTTCTGACCAAGACCAATTCAAGAAAATTCAATCTGCTTTTAAACAACAAGAACCTATCGTCTTCACAGCAATGGAACCTAGCTGGTTCTCTAAAGAATTAGACGTTAAAATGTTGAAAGATCCAGACAACATTTATGGTAATAATAATCAACACATTGACTTAGTATTTAACAAAGACTTTAAAGAAGCACATCCAGCTGCATATACAATTGCAACACGTATGGCAGATGATTGGAGTAAATCTGACGAAGACAAATTAGCTAAAAAAATCTTTGTTGATAACAAAAATCCAGAACAAGTAGCTAAAGACTATGTTGATGATAATGATAATAAAGTAGATGAATGGTTAGAAGGTATTGAGACTAACTAA
- a CDS encoding MMPL family transporter — protein MAKLLYKLGKFIAKNKWLSVIGWLVILGVIITPLMINSPKFDSDITMNGLKSLDTNDKISKEFHQDSEKASMKIVFHSNKNDGLNNKDTKKDIEDALDNIRQNDDYIQNISNPYDSGQVNDEGDTAIANVSYVVPQTGLKDSSKHIIDKELKDITDNHNVQIEKTQGGAMNAEPGGTSEIVGIVVAFVILLITFGSLIAAGMPIISAIIGLGSSVGIIALLTYIFDIPNFTLTLAVMIGLAVGIDYSLFILFRFKELKKKGVDTVEAIATAVGTAGSAVIFAGLTVMIAVCGLSLVGIDFLAVMGFASAISVLFAVLAALTLLPALISIFHKSIKIKDKPSKSKDPKDHPWAKFIVGKPVIAVIVSLIILILAAIPVSGMRLGIPDDSLKPTNSSEYKAYKLISDNFGEGYNGQIVMLVNTKDGGSKSTIERDLNNMRSDLEDIDNVDTVSKAQLTDNNNYALFTIIPEKGPNSQSTENLVYDLRDYHSQAQEKYDYGTEISGQSVINIDMSEKLNNAIPVFAGVIVVLAFFLLMIVFRSILVPLKAVLGFILSLMATLGFTTLVIQHGFMGSLFGIENTGPLLAFLPVITIGLLFGLAIDYELFLMTRVHEEYSKTGDNDHSIRVGIKESGPVIVAAALIMFSVFIAFVFQDDSAIKSMGIALGFGVLFDAFVVRMTLIPALTKLFGKASWYLPKWLGAVLPNVDVEGKALEEDNHHDTSSENGHANDRNNDYTRQDKDNHSYQNDNRKHNRNYNDEDYNRSVHLDNHHDQHHRQHHYDNQRDDIDYESLYTQNGDHTHYDERNYNDRHYQDNYDRNNDYRHSNHVQHNDNHDYHDSNFDKTTNLYKELTDSNIDQDVLFKALMLYARENNKGVYDRYNRSSQHRHDDELRD, from the coding sequence TTGGCAAAGCTATTATACAAACTAGGAAAATTTATAGCTAAGAACAAATGGCTAAGTGTTATAGGATGGCTTGTTATACTAGGTGTCATTATCACGCCATTAATGATAAACTCACCGAAGTTTGACAGTGACATAACTATGAATGGCCTTAAGTCATTAGACACAAACGATAAAATCAGTAAAGAATTTCATCAGGACAGTGAGAAAGCCTCGATGAAAATAGTCTTCCATTCTAATAAGAATGATGGGCTCAATAATAAAGATACGAAGAAAGATATTGAAGATGCTTTAGATAATATCAGACAAAATGATGATTATATCCAAAATATCTCTAATCCATATGACAGTGGACAAGTTAACGATGAAGGCGATACTGCTATCGCTAACGTAAGTTATGTAGTTCCACAAACTGGATTAAAAGATTCTTCTAAACATATCATCGACAAAGAATTAAAAGATATAACAGACAACCATAATGTGCAAATTGAAAAAACTCAAGGTGGCGCTATGAATGCTGAACCTGGTGGTACATCAGAAATTGTCGGTATCGTCGTAGCATTCGTAATCTTACTTATTACCTTTGGTTCACTTATCGCAGCTGGTATGCCAATTATTAGTGCAATCATCGGTTTAGGTTCAAGTGTTGGTATCATCGCATTATTAACATATATCTTTGATATTCCAAACTTCACTCTTACACTAGCTGTAATGATAGGTTTAGCTGTTGGTATTGACTACTCACTCTTTATTCTATTTAGATTTAAAGAACTTAAGAAAAAAGGTGTCGATACTGTAGAAGCTATCGCAACAGCAGTGGGTACAGCAGGTAGTGCTGTAATATTCGCTGGTCTTACAGTTATGATTGCTGTTTGTGGTTTATCACTTGTAGGAATCGACTTCTTAGCGGTTATGGGATTCGCTTCAGCGATTAGTGTATTATTTGCAGTATTAGCAGCATTAACACTATTACCAGCCCTAATCAGTATCTTCCATAAAAGTATTAAAATTAAAGATAAACCATCTAAAAGTAAAGACCCTAAAGATCATCCTTGGGCAAAATTTATTGTTGGTAAGCCAGTTATCGCTGTTATTGTAAGTTTAATTATTTTAATTTTAGCTGCTATACCAGTCAGTGGCATGCGTTTAGGTATTCCTGATGATAGTTTAAAACCAACTAACTCATCAGAATACAAAGCATATAAATTAATCTCAGATAATTTTGGCGAAGGTTATAACGGACAAATTGTCATGTTAGTTAATACAAAAGATGGTGGAAGTAAAAGTACTATCGAACGTGACTTAAATAATATGCGTAGCGATTTAGAAGACATTGATAATGTTGATACAGTTTCAAAAGCACAACTAACTGACAACAACAATTACGCATTATTCACAATCATTCCTGAAAAAGGACCAAACTCACAGTCAACAGAAAATCTAGTATATGACTTACGTGATTATCATAGTCAAGCGCAAGAAAAATATGACTATGGCACTGAAATTTCAGGACAAAGTGTTATTAACATTGATATGTCAGAAAAACTAAACAACGCAATTCCAGTATTTGCAGGCGTTATCGTTGTATTAGCATTCTTCTTATTAATGATTGTGTTCCGTTCAATCTTAGTTCCATTAAAAGCAGTATTAGGCTTTATTCTTTCATTAATGGCTACATTAGGTTTCACAACATTAGTCATTCAACATGGCTTTATGGGTAGCTTATTTGGTATTGAAAACACAGGACCTTTACTTGCATTCCTTCCAGTAATCACAATTGGATTGTTATTCGGACTTGCCATCGACTACGAGCTCTTCTTAATGACACGTGTACACGAAGAATACAGTAAGACTGGTGATAACGATCACTCAATCCGTGTTGGTATTAAAGAGAGTGGACCTGTTATTGTAGCTGCTGCACTTATTATGTTCAGTGTGTTCATCGCATTCGTCTTCCAAGATGACAGTGCAATTAAGTCAATGGGTATCGCATTAGGTTTCGGTGTGTTATTCGATGCATTCGTCGTACGTATGACATTAATTCCAGCATTGACGAAACTCTTTGGTAAAGCTTCATGGTACCTTCCTAAATGGTTAGGTGCAGTATTGCCAAACGTTGACGTTGAAGGTAAGGCTTTAGAAGAAGATAATCATCACGACACATCTTCTGAAAACGGTCATGCCAACGATAGAAATAATGACTACACTAGACAAGACAAAGATAACCATAGTTATCAAAATGACAATCGTAAACATAATCGCAATTATAATGACGAAGATTATAACCGTTCTGTGCATTTAGATAATCATCATGACCAGCATCATCGCCAACATCATTATGATAATCAACGTGATGATATAGACTATGAATCACTTTATACTCAAAATGGCGACCATACTCATTATGATGAACGTAATTATAATGATCGACACTATCAAGACAATTACGATAGAAACAATGATTATCGTCATAGCAATCATGTTCAACACAATGATAACCATGATTATCATGATTCAAATTTCGATAAAACAACAAACTTATACAAAGAATTAACTGATAGCAATATTGATCAAGATGTATTATTCAAAGCATTAATGTTATACGCTCGTGAAAACAACAAAGGTGTTTACGATAGATATAACCGATCATCTCAACATCGTCATGATGACGAACTTAGAGACTAA
- a CDS encoding LysR family transcriptional regulator yields MNTKQLLIFKHFVEAQNENAVAEKLGITQPTVTFHLKNLSKECGLPLYFKKGKHFNLTEAGELLYRNANKMLNLIEETTDMMEDFKQSKRGTLRIGASHAPIYSILPSTFKNYMHEHPNIDINLTVDTAPIIIEKVKNRKIDIAVIAEKGFNEGELQVKRLHENPLVLAMDKRHPLAQKDHLTLEDISSYRFIIHNSGATRDSIDEWRNKNFINLDVHMETNSISSILTTIKDSNYLSLVSENAISHHSSIISKTLPNAPTTSYISLIYRNDRHLTSIIQDFITLIYNTK; encoded by the coding sequence ATGAATACAAAGCAATTACTCATCTTTAAACATTTCGTTGAAGCACAAAACGAAAACGCCGTCGCTGAAAAACTTGGTATCACACAACCAACGGTAACATTTCATTTAAAAAACTTAAGCAAAGAATGTGGATTACCTCTATATTTCAAAAAAGGTAAACATTTCAACCTCACTGAAGCCGGTGAATTACTTTATCGGAATGCGAATAAAATGCTTAATTTAATAGAAGAAACAACAGATATGATGGAAGATTTCAAGCAATCTAAACGAGGAACTTTAAGAATTGGTGCGAGTCATGCTCCGATCTATAGCATTTTACCATCAACATTTAAAAACTATATGCATGAACATCCGAATATAGATATTAACTTAACAGTAGATACTGCGCCAATTATTATCGAGAAAGTTAAAAACCGTAAGATTGATATTGCTGTCATAGCTGAAAAAGGGTTTAACGAGGGGGAACTACAAGTTAAACGTCTTCATGAGAATCCATTAGTGCTTGCTATGGACAAACGTCACCCACTTGCTCAAAAAGATCATCTTACTTTAGAAGATATTAGTAGTTACCGTTTTATCATTCATAATAGCGGAGCAACTCGAGACAGTATAGACGAATGGCGTAACAAGAACTTTATCAACTTAGACGTTCACATGGAAACCAATAGTATTAGCAGTATCCTTACAACAATAAAAGATTCAAATTACTTAAGTTTAGTCAGTGAAAATGCTATAAGTCATCATTCAAGCATTATTAGTAAGACTTTGCCTAATGCCCCAACCACAAGTTACATCTCACTCATATACCGTAATGATAGACATCTCACTTCTATTATCCAAGATTTCATCACATTAATATATAACACTAAATAG
- a CDS encoding metallophosphoesterase, translating to MKERILVVSDIHGHRKALVTLLMAVNFNVRKDQLVLMGDYVNNGPDSFGTLKLVKRLKRRGALALAGNHEMRWLESKDKKIKRWHKFLRELSTIEVIDNYIFAHAGIDTSKPLNKQIKEYTTGHYNHNLNRNIPKNKYLIHGHIPNYRYGLKNDELYKKKNLLDIDTGAGHNKFLSLIDLTNAYQYSVKVTDTKKINTKRIKL from the coding sequence ATGAAAGAAAGGATACTTGTGGTTTCTGATATTCACGGTCATCGGAAGGCACTCGTCACTCTTTTAATGGCAGTTAATTTTAATGTGAGAAAAGATCAACTCGTTTTAATGGGAGATTATGTTAATAATGGACCCGATTCATTTGGGACTTTGAAGTTAGTGAAACGCTTAAAACGTCGAGGTGCACTTGCCTTGGCTGGCAATCATGAGATGCGTTGGTTAGAAAGTAAAGATAAAAAAATCAAACGCTGGCACAAATTTTTAAGAGAATTGTCGACAATCGAGGTCATAGATAATTACATATTTGCGCATGCTGGTATAGATACGTCTAAGCCTTTAAATAAACAGATTAAGGAATATACTACTGGTCATTATAACCATAATTTAAATAGAAACATCCCTAAAAATAAATATTTGATACATGGTCATATTCCAAATTATCGCTATGGGTTAAAAAATGATGAATTATATAAAAAGAAAAATTTACTAGATATTGATACAGGTGCTGGTCATAATAAATTCTTATCTCTTATAGATTTAACTAATGCGTACCAATACTCTGTTAAGGTTACAGATACTAAAAAAATCAACACTAAACGTATAAAATTATAA